The Deltaproteobacteria bacterium genome has a window encoding:
- a CDS encoding molybdopterin-dependent oxidoreductase, whose translation MEKKVTRRDFIRTSALLGGCLAVSSWIDPFGLNAEGELSWDSEDGTGSAYRLHMPENQIHSVCQQCNTNCGIKVKIIDGRVVKIDGNPYSPWTMTPQLPYETPLSEAASVDGAICPKGHAGIQALYDPYRLVKVLKRAGKRGENKWTTISFDQAVREVVEGGNLFGEGRVEGLRDIAVLKDPEIAKALAEDASLVAKKKMTLDEYKLKHAANLHYLIDPNHPDLGPKNNQFCLNTGRLKGGRSELLKRFTGSALGSANMHGHTTVCQGSLYFTCKAMSDQFTEGKWADGKKFYWQADTGNAEFILFVGANIYDANYGPPLRIQKLTNGMTDKRLKIAVVDPRCSKVASRAWKWIPVSPNGVAAVAMGMIHWIIENQRYDARYLANANKAAAAADNEPTWTQAAWLVKINPDGSTGAYLRGSDMGVAPEKRPVKDKDKPGEFWDFDPFVVQYGGGLVFFDPDDETRPVEGDLLVDTDAKGIRVKSVLQIYREAAAENSLSQWAKIAGCKEADLTELADEFTSHGKKAVADIHRGVSQHTSGFYNVLAYMVLNTLIGNHDWMGGLSKATTFDIAGEKEGKPFDLGKHSGKIKPWGVSIIRHEIAYDKTTIFDGYPSQRVWYPFSSDVYQEVIPSMGDAYPYPIKALMLYMASPVYALPAGHKLIEILSDPKKIPLVIASDIVIGETTMYADYIFPDLTYLERWEFSGSHPSVTPKVAPFRQPVCAPLTETVTVFGEKMPLSLESLVLGIAEKMKLSGFGENGLGQGMPLKREEDFYLRMVANIAMGDKPDGSEMVPAANAQELALFEQARKHLPPTVYDAGRWKKVVGPALWPSVVYVLNRGGRFQAYQKAYKDGQMANKYGKLVGIYLEKFAATKHSMTGKPYLAYARYLEGPTDCLGNLVDDGPKGYDMTLITYRTITQTKSRTSGNYWLQALYPENFVEISPGDALRLGLGKGDRVRVSSATNESGVWNLGPNRQKDMIGKVLIREGIRPGVAAFSLGHGHWAYGVSDVTIDGERIPGDSRRGTGIHANAAMRVDPFLKNTGLVDTAGGSAVFYQSKVRLIKVM comes from the coding sequence ATGGAAAAAAAAGTGACGAGGCGTGATTTCATCAGAACCTCCGCCCTTCTGGGCGGCTGTCTTGCCGTCTCCTCCTGGATCGATCCCTTCGGCCTGAACGCGGAGGGGGAATTATCCTGGGACAGCGAAGACGGAACAGGAAGCGCTTACCGGCTCCACATGCCGGAAAACCAGATTCACAGCGTGTGCCAGCAGTGCAACACCAACTGCGGCATCAAGGTAAAAATAATCGACGGGCGGGTGGTTAAAATAGACGGTAACCCCTACAGCCCGTGGACCATGACCCCCCAGTTGCCTTACGAGACGCCCCTTTCGGAGGCCGCCTCGGTGGACGGCGCCATCTGTCCCAAGGGGCACGCGGGCATCCAGGCGCTTTATGATCCCTACCGGCTCGTGAAGGTTCTGAAAAGGGCGGGAAAACGCGGTGAAAACAAGTGGACGACCATTTCCTTCGATCAGGCCGTGAGGGAAGTCGTCGAGGGCGGCAATCTTTTCGGGGAGGGGCGCGTGGAGGGACTTCGGGACATAGCGGTCCTTAAAGACCCTGAAATCGCCAAGGCCCTGGCTGAGGACGCCTCCCTGGTGGCGAAGAAGAAGATGACCCTGGATGAATATAAGCTGAAACATGCCGCAAATCTTCATTATCTCATCGATCCGAACCATCCTGACCTGGGTCCGAAAAACAACCAGTTCTGCCTGAACACCGGAAGGCTCAAGGGAGGGCGCAGTGAGCTTTTGAAACGGTTCACGGGAAGCGCCTTGGGCTCGGCGAACATGCACGGCCACACCACCGTCTGCCAGGGCTCCCTCTACTTCACCTGCAAGGCCATGAGCGACCAGTTCACCGAGGGCAAGTGGGCCGACGGCAAGAAGTTTTACTGGCAGGCTGATACGGGCAATGCGGAATTCATCCTGTTCGTGGGGGCCAACATCTATGACGCCAACTATGGCCCCCCGCTCCGAATTCAGAAGCTGACCAATGGGATGACGGATAAGCGGTTGAAGATCGCCGTGGTGGACCCCCGCTGCTCCAAGGTGGCGTCCCGGGCCTGGAAATGGATTCCGGTAAGCCCGAACGGCGTGGCCGCAGTGGCCATGGGTATGATTCATTGGATTATAGAAAACCAGCGTTACGACGCCAGGTATCTCGCCAACGCCAACAAGGCCGCAGCCGCAGCCGACAACGAGCCCACCTGGACCCAGGCTGCGTGGCTTGTGAAAATCAACCCGGACGGGTCCACAGGGGCATACCTTCGCGGGTCCGACATGGGTGTCGCGCCCGAAAAAAGGCCTGTCAAGGATAAGGACAAGCCGGGAGAATTTTGGGATTTCGATCCCTTCGTGGTTCAGTACGGAGGCGGCCTTGTCTTCTTCGACCCGGACGACGAAACCAGGCCGGTAGAAGGAGACCTTTTGGTCGATACGGATGCGAAAGGCATCCGGGTGAAAAGCGTGCTCCAGATATATCGGGAGGCAGCGGCGGAAAATAGCCTTTCGCAATGGGCTAAAATCGCGGGCTGCAAGGAAGCGGACCTGACTGAATTGGCCGACGAGTTCACCAGCCACGGAAAAAAGGCTGTGGCCGACATCCACCGGGGCGTTTCCCAGCACACTTCCGGTTTCTACAATGTTTTGGCCTACATGGTTTTGAACACGCTCATAGGAAATCACGACTGGATGGGCGGGCTCTCCAAGGCCACAACCTTCGACATCGCGGGGGAAAAGGAAGGCAAGCCCTTCGACCTTGGCAAGCATTCTGGAAAAATAAAGCCCTGGGGCGTATCCATCATCCGCCACGAAATAGCCTACGACAAGACCACGATCTTCGACGGCTACCCGTCCCAAAGGGTCTGGTATCCCTTTTCAAGCGACGTCTACCAGGAAGTGATACCCAGCATGGGCGACGCTTATCCTTACCCTATAAAGGCCCTCATGCTCTACATGGCCTCGCCCGTCTATGCGCTTCCGGCGGGGCACAAACTTATCGAGATTCTTTCCGATCCCAAGAAAATACCGCTCGTCATCGCCTCTGACATCGTTATCGGCGAAACCACCATGTATGCGGATTACATCTTTCCGGACCTCACCTACCTGGAACGCTGGGAATTTTCGGGCTCCCATCCGTCGGTCACCCCCAAGGTGGCTCCTTTCCGGCAGCCCGTATGCGCCCCGCTCACGGAAACGGTGACGGTGTTCGGAGAGAAAATGCCCTTGTCCCTGGAGTCGCTGGTGCTAGGCATCGCCGAAAAAATGAAGCTCTCCGGTTTCGGTGAAAACGGCCTGGGCCAGGGCATGCCGCTCAAGCGGGAGGAAGACTTCTACCTGCGCATGGTGGCCAATATAGCCATGGGCGACAAGCCTGACGGATCGGAAATGGTTCCTGCGGCCAACGCCCAGGAGCTGGCGCTCTTTGAACAGGCCCGCAAGCATCTGCCTCCCACGGTTTACGATGCGGGACGCTGGAAGAAGGTTGTCGGCCCGGCGCTGTGGCCAAGCGTGGTTTACGTCCTGAACCGGGGCGGACGCTTCCAGGCATACCAGAAGGCGTACAAGGACGGGCAGATGGCAAACAAGTACGGCAAGCTGGTGGGCATCTACCTGGAAAAATTCGCCGCCACCAAACATTCCATGACTGGCAAGCCCTACCTGGCTTACGCCCGCTATTTGGAAGGCCCCACCGACTGCCTGGGCAACCTTGTGGACGACGGGCCCAAGGGTTATGACATGACCCTCATCACCTACCGCACCATCACCCAGACCAAGAGCCGCACATCAGGTAACTATTGGCTCCAGGCCCTGTATCCTGAAAATTTCGTGGAAATCTCTCCCGGCGACGCCCTCCGCCTGGGCTTGGGCAAGGGGGATCGCGTGAGGGTCTCATCCGCCACCAATGAAAGCGGGGTCTGGAACCTGGGTCCGAACAGGCAAAAAGACATGATCGGCAAGGTTCTGATACGTGAAGGGATACGCCCCGGGGTGGCTGCCTTCTCACTGGGTCACGGGCATTGGGCCTACGGGGTCTCTGATGTGACGATAGACGGCGAAAGAATACCGGGAGACAGTCGGCGCGGCACCGGAATTCACGCCAATGCAGCCATGCGGGTTGACCCGTTTTTAAAGAACACGGGACTTGTGGACACCGCAGGCGGAAGCGCGGTTTTTTACCAGAGCAAGGTGAGGCTCATAAAAGTCATGTGA
- the nrfD gene encoding polysulfide reductase NrfD: MLFGLWGVYDRLAHGHLNANYGSYVVWGLWVAAYLFFAGTAAGAYMISSLDLLFKVRAFRNTGKLSLWIALVSLAAAMISILFDLGHMGRAWRAVFQANPGSVMAQMVWGYNLFGLLILCTLWCAIFRPETRLLKILCVLGLFLSLFVSGAVGALLGVNVSRMFWHVGLLPAQFPVFSLGSGAAAMLAVQGLLGDRKNPSLQQLIHILGIMTIVIALVKLFFLWADFSQSYYGNIPQNIDAVNLVLFGPYWWAFWILQILLGTLVPIAFLAQPRSAEKGYWAGVVGILVLLGYGVARANIIFPAMAVPELDALKSAFVSNRLSYDYFPSLMEWAVSIGITGFAVMAFLVGRDTLKLEESRTS, translated from the coding sequence ATGCTTTTCGGCCTCTGGGGCGTCTACGACCGCCTGGCCCACGGCCATCTAAACGCCAATTACGGCTCATACGTGGTGTGGGGGCTCTGGGTGGCTGCGTACCTGTTTTTCGCGGGCACCGCAGCCGGCGCTTACATGATCTCCAGTCTCGACCTTCTTTTCAAGGTCAGGGCCTTCAGGAACACCGGCAAGCTGTCGCTGTGGATAGCGTTGGTGAGCCTGGCTGCGGCCATGATCTCCATCCTGTTCGATCTCGGGCACATGGGCCGGGCCTGGCGGGCGGTCTTCCAGGCAAACCCGGGCTCCGTCATGGCTCAAATGGTGTGGGGCTACAACCTGTTCGGGTTGCTCATTCTATGCACCCTCTGGTGCGCAATTTTCAGGCCCGAAACCAGGCTGTTGAAAATTCTGTGCGTTCTTGGCCTGTTTCTTTCCCTTTTCGTGAGCGGCGCGGTGGGGGCGCTTCTCGGGGTCAACGTCAGCCGCATGTTCTGGCACGTGGGCCTTTTGCCCGCCCAGTTCCCGGTGTTCTCCCTGGGGTCGGGGGCGGCGGCCATGCTCGCTGTGCAGGGGCTGTTGGGCGACAGGAAAAACCCTTCCCTTCAGCAGTTGATTCATATTCTTGGCATTATGACCATCGTGATAGCGCTGGTGAAGCTTTTCTTCCTGTGGGCTGATTTTTCCCAAAGCTACTATGGGAATATTCCGCAGAACATAGACGCGGTCAATCTGGTCCTTTTCGGCCCTTACTGGTGGGCTTTCTGGATACTCCAAATTCTATTGGGCACGCTCGTTCCCATAGCGTTCCTGGCTCAACCACGCTCCGCAGAAAAGGGATATTGGGCGGGCGTCGTGGGCATCCTGGTGCTGCTTGGCTACGGGGTCGCCAGGGCCAACATCATTTTCCCCGCAATGGCGGTTCCTGAACTGGACGCCCTTAAGAGCGCCTTTGTAAGCAACCGGCTTTCATACGATTATTTTCCGAGCCTCATGGAATGGGCCGTCTCCATAGGTATAACCGGTTTCGCGGTCATGGCTTTTCTGGTCGGCAGGGACACGCTGAAACTCGAAGAAAGCCGGACCTCCTGA
- a CDS encoding 4Fe-4S dicluster domain-containing protein — MSNTLLSEDYVVRMQRELRAAKGKKPDAVQWAMVIDVAKCAGCHACTIGCVAENKLPPGVVYRPVMEEEIGRYPNVRRRFLPRPCMHCMNPPCVKVCPVKATFKNKQGVTVIDYKRCIGCRACLVACPYAARTADFGEFYTDKTPEAADRILGRKEARAGYELTPAKEYGKDWPARGKKSPVGNARKCHFCLHRIAVGQLPVCVTTCIGRATYFGNRNDPNSLIAELLASPRIYTLKPELGTKPSVYYLS; from the coding sequence ATGAGCAACACCTTGCTCTCCGAAGATTACGTGGTCCGAATGCAGCGGGAATTGAGAGCTGCGAAAGGCAAAAAGCCGGACGCCGTTCAATGGGCCATGGTCATTGACGTGGCCAAATGCGCCGGATGCCATGCATGCACCATCGGTTGCGTGGCGGAAAACAAGCTGCCCCCGGGGGTGGTCTACCGGCCGGTCATGGAGGAGGAAATCGGCAGATACCCCAACGTCAGGCGCCGGTTTCTTCCGAGACCCTGCATGCACTGCATGAATCCTCCCTGCGTCAAGGTGTGCCCGGTGAAGGCCACCTTCAAGAACAAACAGGGAGTGACTGTCATCGATTACAAACGCTGCATCGGCTGCCGGGCCTGCCTGGTGGCCTGCCCCTACGCGGCCCGCACTGCCGATTTCGGAGAGTTCTATACGGATAAAACCCCCGAAGCCGCAGACCGGATTCTTGGCCGAAAGGAGGCGCGTGCGGGATATGAGCTTACGCCGGCCAAGGAATACGGCAAGGACTGGCCCGCCCGGGGAAAAAAATCGCCGGTGGGCAACGCTCGCAAGTGCCACTTCTGCCTTCACCGGATCGCGGTAGGCCAACTGCCCGTCTGCGTCACCACCTGCATCGGGCGCGCCACCTATTTCGGCAACCGCAACGACCCGAATTCGCTCATCGCAGAACTTCTGGCATCGCCTCGCATCTACACCCTGAAACCCGAACTGGGGACCAAGCCGTCCGTCTATTACCTGTCGTGA
- a CDS encoding sigma-54-dependent Fis family transcriptional regulator, producing MAPKSLKNTVLILVALLVLASGMTISQIVSIRYADILRQSAITEALGLARNLALDAADKVLTNDMVALQKILDGQNRSHEAVSYLFVEKDGQILAHTFSKGVPDGLALLNAPVDISTGRVKKIVSEKGVHFMDVAWPIYVGKAGILRLGFSEEPYRAKVAGLWWRVSLLTLVILAAALTLGHFLLLRLLRPLKNFVRQVEAIDEKALESVSVQNPGGFTEVSILASAFGGLLERLKDHTRKLVLAKEDLEAKNRQLDRTSGQLAMSLNINRQIAALPNLKDVCAVLIDRLSEIVSCTNLSILIFSCDSKTLCIYQREGAEPLTEDDCEPLFEALAGMDSPGLLDPGVFVGPLISAPGQAVEKALAFPLKNMEREVFGALLIACPDKCTCVQKEIDIIELVMSQASSVIYRALRHEEEIRELHARVDSLSGYCGILGKDPKMQVIYRLIEDVAPTDASVLIQGESGTGKELVARAIHDLSLRRDRPFVVINCPAYPSTLLESELFGYEKGAFTGAVKRKPGRFELADGGTVFLDEIAEIAPEAQAKLLRVIQTRKFERLGGSDSVEVNIRILAATNRNLIESVKNGAFREDLFFRLNVIPVLMPPLRERRNDIPFLARYFLQQFSQEQGKSITGFSSEAMRRLLKYHWPGNVRELENCVEHSVVLARGEMIGAADLPQMVMEKSVEEAQPGIQNSLVENEARIIRETLVESDWNKTRAADRLGISRSTLYEKMKKHRISKPLLQ from the coding sequence GTGGCTCCGAAAAGCCTTAAAAACACTGTGCTGATCCTTGTGGCCCTGCTGGTCCTCGCAAGCGGCATGACCATATCCCAAATCGTTTCCATCAGGTATGCGGATATCCTGCGCCAATCGGCGATTACGGAGGCTCTTGGCCTGGCCCGCAACCTTGCTCTGGATGCCGCCGACAAGGTACTCACTAACGACATGGTGGCACTTCAGAAAATTCTCGACGGCCAGAATAGAAGCCACGAGGCCGTTTCATATTTGTTTGTGGAAAAAGACGGCCAGATACTGGCCCATACTTTTTCCAAAGGCGTTCCCGATGGCTTGGCCCTCCTGAACGCTCCCGTGGACATTTCCACCGGCAGGGTGAAAAAAATCGTCTCGGAAAAAGGCGTTCATTTTATGGACGTGGCATGGCCCATCTACGTGGGCAAGGCTGGAATACTGCGACTCGGATTTTCGGAAGAGCCTTACCGGGCAAAGGTGGCGGGGCTATGGTGGCGGGTCAGCCTGCTCACCCTTGTCATCCTGGCGGCGGCTCTTACTCTTGGGCACTTTCTTTTGCTGAGGCTCCTGCGGCCTCTTAAGAATTTCGTGAGGCAGGTGGAGGCCATTGACGAAAAAGCCCTCGAAAGCGTATCCGTCCAAAACCCCGGGGGGTTCACGGAGGTAAGTATTTTGGCGTCAGCCTTCGGCGGCCTCCTGGAACGACTGAAAGACCATACCCGAAAACTGGTCCTGGCCAAGGAGGACCTTGAGGCGAAAAACCGTCAATTGGACAGGACTTCCGGCCAACTGGCCATGTCACTCAACATAAACCGGCAGATTGCAGCCCTTCCCAACCTGAAAGATGTCTGCGCGGTCTTGATAGACAGGCTTTCTGAGATCGTGTCCTGTACGAACCTGTCCATTCTGATTTTTTCATGCGACAGTAAAACGCTCTGCATCTATCAACGGGAAGGAGCGGAACCTTTAACCGAAGATGATTGCGAGCCTCTTTTCGAGGCTCTCGCCGGGATGGACTCGCCAGGCCTTCTCGACCCCGGGGTTTTCGTCGGCCCGCTCATATCCGCGCCTGGCCAGGCAGTTGAAAAGGCCCTGGCCTTCCCGCTGAAAAACATGGAACGCGAGGTCTTCGGCGCGCTTCTCATAGCATGCCCGGACAAATGCACCTGTGTTCAAAAGGAGATAGACATAATCGAACTGGTGATGAGCCAGGCATCGAGTGTCATTTACAGGGCCTTGCGCCACGAAGAGGAGATACGGGAACTTCATGCCAGGGTGGACAGCCTTTCCGGGTATTGCGGAATTTTAGGCAAGGACCCGAAAATGCAGGTGATTTACAGGCTGATCGAAGACGTGGCTCCCACGGACGCAAGCGTTTTGATTCAGGGCGAAAGCGGGACGGGCAAGGAGTTGGTGGCGCGCGCCATCCATGACCTGAGCCTCCGCCGTGACCGGCCATTTGTCGTTATCAACTGCCCGGCCTACCCCAGCACCCTTCTGGAGAGCGAACTCTTCGGTTATGAGAAGGGGGCATTCACGGGAGCCGTCAAGAGGAAACCGGGAAGATTCGAACTCGCGGACGGGGGAACCGTCTTTCTGGATGAAATAGCGGAAATCGCCCCGGAGGCGCAGGCCAAGCTGTTGAGAGTGATTCAGACCCGGAAGTTCGAGCGGCTCGGCGGATCGGACTCCGTCGAGGTCAACATACGCATTCTGGCCGCCACCAACCGGAATCTCATCGAGTCGGTCAAAAACGGGGCCTTTCGCGAGGACCTCTTTTTCCGGCTCAACGTCATTCCCGTTCTCATGCCCCCCTTGAGGGAACGCCGCAATGACATTCCCTTTCTGGCGAGATATTTTCTGCAGCAGTTTTCGCAGGAGCAGGGAAAGTCCATTACGGGTTTCAGTTCCGAAGCCATGAGGAGGCTTTTGAAGTACCACTGGCCAGGCAACGTCCGTGAGTTGGAGAACTGCGTGGAGCACTCGGTGGTGCTGGCGAGAGGCGAGATGATAGGCGCGGCCGACCTGCCCCAGATGGTGATGGAGAAATCCGTTGAAGAAGCCCAGCCGGGGATTCAGAATTCCCTGGTGGAAAATGAGGCCCGGATCATCCGGGAAACTCTTGTGGAATCGGACTGGAATAAAACCCGGGCCGCAGATCGTTTGGGGATAAGCAGAAGCACCCTCTACGAAAAAATGAAAAAACACCGGATATCCAAACCTCTTCTGCAGTGA
- the phnD gene encoding phosphate/phosphite/phosphonate ABC transporter substrate-binding protein: MKFSGPAIVPRPLFIVALVVLAALGCDRDEDYSRLDFSQTQTKANSQTPSAQGKVLRVAIGAMISPQETINYYDDMMAYLGKRAGTGISVIQRKTYQEINELFSAGQADMAFICTGPYVLGRKKYGFEALATPVIRGQPLYQSYLIVGKNSLFLSLSDLKGKSFAMTDPDSLTGALAPRFWLAKVGLKPENFFGKLIYTYSHDNSIFAVARGLVDAAAVDGHKWEYFERTKPRFTRLTRILMKSEPFGSPPAVVSSSLSPEIKEKIRLGLLTMHENPEGREILAKLMIDRFVEPDEKWYEPVSSMYKSVENTGKGDSRGSEKP; this comes from the coding sequence ATGAAATTTTCCGGCCCTGCCATTGTCCCGCGCCCTTTGTTTATTGTGGCCCTGGTCGTTTTGGCGGCCTTGGGGTGCGACCGGGACGAGGATTACAGCCGCCTTGATTTTTCCCAGACCCAAACCAAGGCGAATAGCCAGACTCCTTCGGCGCAAGGCAAGGTTCTGCGCGTGGCCATAGGCGCAATGATTTCGCCCCAGGAAACCATAAATTACTACGACGACATGATGGCTTACCTGGGGAAGCGCGCCGGAACCGGAATATCCGTCATCCAGCGCAAGACCTATCAGGAAATCAACGAGCTTTTTTCCGCAGGCCAGGCGGACATGGCTTTCATCTGCACCGGTCCTTATGTGCTGGGCCGGAAGAAATACGGTTTCGAGGCCCTTGCGACTCCGGTCATCCGGGGGCAGCCTCTTTATCAGTCCTACCTAATAGTAGGAAAAAACAGCCTCTTCCTTAGCCTTTCCGATCTCAAGGGCAAATCCTTCGCCATGACGGACCCGGATTCCCTGACAGGGGCGCTCGCCCCCCGGTTCTGGCTGGCCAAAGTCGGCCTGAAACCGGAAAACTTTTTTGGAAAGCTGATCTATACCTACAGCCACGACAACTCCATTTTCGCAGTCGCCAGGGGCCTTGTGGACGCCGCCGCCGTGGACGGGCACAAGTGGGAATATTTTGAACGAACCAAGCCCCGGTTCACCCGACTGACCAGAATATTGATGAAATCGGAACCTTTCGGCAGCCCCCCGGCGGTGGTTTCCTCTTCTCTTTCCCCGGAGATCAAGGAAAAAATCAGGCTGGGGCTCCTTACCATGCATGAAAATCCAGAGGGCCGTGAAATCCTTGCAAAACTCATGATTGACCGGTTTGTTGAGCCAGATGAAAAATGGTATGAACCAGTCAGCAGCATGTACAAATCCGTCGAAAACACCGGCAAGGGCGATTCCCGTGGCTCCGAAAAGCCTTAA
- a CDS encoding peptidase C39 family protein — protein MKYSLNRGTYNKSKAEGSSGSGATIRKNYSIKLCPHGSTGKLKLHTDGNLHRLYAWKQTRIYSCGPAALMTALAEYGKAELSEKSEIAIWKKVRNMLFMGSTPAYLARFAKSRGVSARLWIRSGNGPEKRYGKTLFHRLLHSHLLRVYRKTAVAYRKQGNEVSDYREESEITGVLRSSPEAKAIYLIADDDEIFHFILARQQGGRLVVMDPANGANTHFTEAGFLARYEPKMLGYCVLLGKVQPVQ, from the coding sequence ATGAAATATTCTTTGAATCGTGGTACATATAACAAATCAAAAGCAGAAGGGTCTTCTGGATCAGGCGCCACGATCCGGAAAAATTATTCGATAAAACTTTGCCCCCATGGCTCAACGGGAAAACTGAAATTGCACACGGATGGAAACCTGCATAGGCTTTACGCATGGAAACAGACGAGGATTTATTCCTGCGGCCCGGCTGCTCTCATGACGGCGCTGGCCGAGTACGGCAAAGCGGAATTGTCGGAAAAAAGTGAAATTGCGATATGGAAAAAGGTCCGCAACATGCTTTTTATGGGCTCCACCCCCGCCTACCTTGCCCGGTTCGCCAAAAGTCGCGGCGTTTCAGCCCGGCTGTGGATAAGATCGGGGAACGGACCGGAAAAACGTTACGGTAAAACCCTTTTTCATCGACTGCTGCACAGCCACCTTCTCCGCGTTTATCGAAAAACCGCCGTCGCCTACCGCAAACAGGGCAACGAAGTTTCCGATTACCGCGAAGAATCCGAGATTACAGGGGTTTTGCGATCCAGCCCGGAAGCGAAGGCGATTTACCTTATCGCTGATGATGATGAAATTTTCCATTTCATCCTGGCAAGGCAACAAGGCGGCAGGCTCGTTGTCATGGACCCTGCCAACGGAGCCAACACACACTTCACGGAAGCGGGATTCCTTGCCAGGTATGAACCGAAAATGCTGGGCTATTGCGTTCTCCTGGGTAAAGTTCAACCTGTTCAATAA
- the xerD gene encoding site-specific tyrosine recombinase XerD, with the protein MLSLDEALDRYRDYLVVEKGLSENSLSAYTRDLAVFSTFMAGLGLTGVKEIDTGHVLKHLLSLRDQGLSARSRARHLVAVRGFFRFLIADKLLEKDPARLVDLPKSGLRLPDTITLSEMERLLDAPDDRTPLGVRDRTMLEVGYGAGLRVSELVGVLLADISLEAGFVRVLGKGDKERLVPIGQMAIDKIGDYLEFSRPRLALGRMSPNLFIGQGGRKLTRQAFWKRLKIWAKKAEIEKKLTPHTLRHSFASHMLEGGADIRVVQEMLGHVDISTTQIYTHVAREHLKNAHKKFHPRP; encoded by the coding sequence ATGCTATCCCTCGATGAAGCCCTCGACCGCTACCGCGACTACCTCGTAGTGGAAAAGGGCCTTTCGGAAAACTCCCTTTCGGCCTACACCCGCGATCTTGCGGTCTTTTCGACCTTCATGGCAGGGCTTGGGCTTACCGGCGTAAAGGAAATCGACACAGGCCACGTCCTGAAACACCTCCTGTCCCTTCGGGACCAGGGCCTTTCCGCAAGAAGCCGCGCCCGTCACCTTGTGGCGGTAAGGGGCTTTTTCCGGTTCCTTATAGCCGACAAGCTCCTCGAAAAAGACCCGGCCAGGCTGGTGGACCTTCCCAAGTCGGGCCTGCGGCTGCCTGACACCATCACGCTTTCCGAGATGGAGCGCCTCCTGGACGCGCCGGACGACAGGACCCCTTTGGGAGTCCGTGACCGCACCATGCTGGAAGTGGGCTACGGCGCTGGCCTGCGAGTCTCGGAGCTGGTGGGGGTGCTTCTGGCGGACATCAGCCTTGAGGCCGGATTCGTGAGGGTTCTGGGAAAAGGCGACAAGGAGCGCCTTGTGCCCATTGGCCAAATGGCCATCGACAAGATCGGGGATTACCTGGAATTCAGCCGCCCCCGCCTTGCGTTGGGCCGAATGAGCCCCAATCTTTTCATCGGCCAGGGCGGGCGGAAACTCACACGGCAGGCCTTCTGGAAGCGCCTCAAGATATGGGCAAAAAAGGCGGAAATCGAAAAGAAGCTCACGCCCCACACCCTTCGCCACTCCTTCGCAAGCCACATGCTGGAGGGCGGGGCCGACATCCGGGTGGTGCAGGAGATGCTCGGCCACGTGGACATCTCAACCACCCAGATTTACACCCACGTAGCCCGCGAGCACCTCAAAAACGCCCACAAAAAGTTCCATCCAAGGCCCTGA